From a region of the Opisthocomus hoazin isolate bOpiHoa1 chromosome 21, bOpiHoa1.hap1, whole genome shotgun sequence genome:
- the LOC104332973 gene encoding melanin-concentrating hormone receptor 1 isoform X1: MSEPAPGSAGRERSHSLCPPAAGGLLPPALCPAPGEEKEGSPHAAADPPREFAQLSPSLAAGLAAMAPANSSRNFSAPEARNSSVAEKPAPYTNVIMPSLFSIICFLGIVGNLIVIYTIVKKKKLRCKQTVPDIFIFNLSVVDLLFLLGMPFLIHQLLGNGSWYFGAPLCTIITALDTNSQITSTNILTVMTLDRYLATVYPLKSTYVRTPCVAALVICLVWLLSFLTIIPVWMYAGLMPLEDGTVRCALLLPNPETDIYWFTLYQFMLAFAVPLIVICVVYFKILQHMATTVVPLPQRSLQVRTKKVTRMAVAICSAFFICWAPFYILQLVHLGIDTPSMAFFYAYNFAISLGYANSCLNPFLYIALSENFKRQFLVAIRPAKEPCRNSSSVNNNSMTEASVCLKLAPESTQQTQFLEEFSPCSLPVTVH, from the exons ATGTCAGAACCCGCtccgggctcggcggggcgggagcggagcCACAGCCTCTGCCCACCGGCTGCGGGAGGGCTCCTGCCTCCCGCACTCTGCCCGGCCCCCGGCGAGGAAAAAGAGGGCTCCCCCCACGCCGCCGCGGATCCACCGAGGGAATTTGCCCAACTTTCTCCGTCGCTGGCAGCGGGACTCGCTGCCATGGCCCCCGCTAACTCCTCCCGCAACTTCTCCGCGCCGGAGGCTCGGAACAGCTCAG TAGCAGAGAAGCCAGCACCGTACACCAACGTGATCATGCCCAGTCTCTTCAGCATCATCTGTTTCCTGGGCATTGTGGGGAACCTTATTGTCATCTACACTATTGTCAAGAAGAAGAAGCTGAGATGCAAACAGACTGTGCCTGACATTTTCATCTTCAACCTCTCCGTTGTggatctcctcttcctcctgggcATGCCCTTCCTCATCCACCAGCTCCTAGGCAATGGCTCGTGGTACTTTGGAGCTCCCCTGTGCACCATCATCACTGCCCTGGACACCAACAGTCAGATCACCAGCACCAACATCCTTACAGTGATGACACTGGACCGTTACCTGGCGACGGTCTACCCTCTAAAATCTACCTACGTCCGGACTCCGTGTGTTGCAGCTCTAGTTATCTGCTTGGTGTGGCTCCTCTCCTTCCTGACCATCATTCCCGTGTGGATGTATGCAGGTCTTATGCCTCTGGAGGATGGGACTGTCCGCTGCGCTCTCTTGCTTCCCAACCCAGAGACTGACATCTACTGGTTCACCCTCTATCAGTTCATGTTGGCATTCGCTGTGCCATTGATTGTGATCTGTGTGGTCTATTTCAAGATCCTCCAGCACATGGCCACCACTGTGGTCCCACTGCCCCAAAGGAGCCTCCAGGTACGTACCAAGAAAGTCACACGCATGGCAGTTGCCATCTGCTCCGCCTTTTTTATTTGTTGGGCTCCCTTCTACATCCTCCAGCTAGTTCACCTTGGCATCGACACACCATCCATGGCCTTCTTTTATGCCTACAACTTTGCCATTAGCTTGGGCTACGCCAACAGTTGCCTCAACCCTTTCCTCTACATCGCCCTCAGTGAGAACTTCAAGCGCCAGTTCTTAGTGGCCATCCGCCCTGCAAAAGAGCCATGTCGCAACAGCAGCTCTGTCAACAACAACAGTATGACAGAGGCTAGCGTATGTCTAAAATTGGCACCAGAATCCACCCAGCAGACTCAGTTTCTGGAGGAATTTTCCCCATGTTCACTGCCTGTGACTGTTCACTAG
- the LOC104332973 gene encoding melanin-concentrating hormone receptor 1 isoform X2, which yields MSEPAPGSAGRERSHSLCPPAAGGLLPPALCPAPGEEKEGSPHAAADPPREFAQLSPSLAAGLAAMAPANSSRNFSAPEARNSSAEKPAPYTNVIMPSLFSIICFLGIVGNLIVIYTIVKKKKLRCKQTVPDIFIFNLSVVDLLFLLGMPFLIHQLLGNGSWYFGAPLCTIITALDTNSQITSTNILTVMTLDRYLATVYPLKSTYVRTPCVAALVICLVWLLSFLTIIPVWMYAGLMPLEDGTVRCALLLPNPETDIYWFTLYQFMLAFAVPLIVICVVYFKILQHMATTVVPLPQRSLQVRTKKVTRMAVAICSAFFICWAPFYILQLVHLGIDTPSMAFFYAYNFAISLGYANSCLNPFLYIALSENFKRQFLVAIRPAKEPCRNSSSVNNNSMTEASVCLKLAPESTQQTQFLEEFSPCSLPVTVH from the exons ATGTCAGAACCCGCtccgggctcggcggggcgggagcggagcCACAGCCTCTGCCCACCGGCTGCGGGAGGGCTCCTGCCTCCCGCACTCTGCCCGGCCCCCGGCGAGGAAAAAGAGGGCTCCCCCCACGCCGCCGCGGATCCACCGAGGGAATTTGCCCAACTTTCTCCGTCGCTGGCAGCGGGACTCGCTGCCATGGCCCCCGCTAACTCCTCCCGCAACTTCTCCGCGCCGGAGGCTCGGAACAGCTCAG CAGAGAAGCCAGCACCGTACACCAACGTGATCATGCCCAGTCTCTTCAGCATCATCTGTTTCCTGGGCATTGTGGGGAACCTTATTGTCATCTACACTATTGTCAAGAAGAAGAAGCTGAGATGCAAACAGACTGTGCCTGACATTTTCATCTTCAACCTCTCCGTTGTggatctcctcttcctcctgggcATGCCCTTCCTCATCCACCAGCTCCTAGGCAATGGCTCGTGGTACTTTGGAGCTCCCCTGTGCACCATCATCACTGCCCTGGACACCAACAGTCAGATCACCAGCACCAACATCCTTACAGTGATGACACTGGACCGTTACCTGGCGACGGTCTACCCTCTAAAATCTACCTACGTCCGGACTCCGTGTGTTGCAGCTCTAGTTATCTGCTTGGTGTGGCTCCTCTCCTTCCTGACCATCATTCCCGTGTGGATGTATGCAGGTCTTATGCCTCTGGAGGATGGGACTGTCCGCTGCGCTCTCTTGCTTCCCAACCCAGAGACTGACATCTACTGGTTCACCCTCTATCAGTTCATGTTGGCATTCGCTGTGCCATTGATTGTGATCTGTGTGGTCTATTTCAAGATCCTCCAGCACATGGCCACCACTGTGGTCCCACTGCCCCAAAGGAGCCTCCAGGTACGTACCAAGAAAGTCACACGCATGGCAGTTGCCATCTGCTCCGCCTTTTTTATTTGTTGGGCTCCCTTCTACATCCTCCAGCTAGTTCACCTTGGCATCGACACACCATCCATGGCCTTCTTTTATGCCTACAACTTTGCCATTAGCTTGGGCTACGCCAACAGTTGCCTCAACCCTTTCCTCTACATCGCCCTCAGTGAGAACTTCAAGCGCCAGTTCTTAGTGGCCATCCGCCCTGCAAAAGAGCCATGTCGCAACAGCAGCTCTGTCAACAACAACAGTATGACAGAGGCTAGCGTATGTCTAAAATTGGCACCAGAATCCACCCAGCAGACTCAGTTTCTGGAGGAATTTTCCCCATGTTCACTGCCTGTGACTGTTCACTAG